One segment of Eschrichtius robustus isolate mEscRob2 chromosome 3, mEscRob2.pri, whole genome shotgun sequence DNA contains the following:
- the LOC137761264 gene encoding histone H3, protein MARTKQTARKSTGGKAPRKQLATKAARKSAPATGGVKKPHRYRPGTVALREIRRYQKSTELLIRKLPFQRLVREIAQDFKTDLRFQSSAVMALQEASEAYLVGLFEDTNLCAIHAKRVTIMPKDIQLARRIRGERA, encoded by the coding sequence ATGGCCCGTACAAAGCAGACTGCCCGCAAGTCGACCGGTGGCAAGGCCCCGCGGAAGCAGTTGGCCACCAAGGCGGCCCGCAAGAGCGCGCCGGCCACCGGCGGCGTCAAGAAGCCGCACCGCTACCGGCCGGGCACCGTGGCCCTGCGCGAGATCCGGCGCTACCAGAAGTCGACCGAGCTGCTGATCCGCAAGCTGCCCTTCCAGCGGCTAGTGCGCGAGATCGCGCAGGACTTCAAGACCGACCTGCGCTTCCAGAGCTCGGCCGTGATGGCGCTGCAGGAGGCGAGCGAGGCCTACCTGGTGGGGCTGTTTGAAGACACGAACCTGTGCGCTATCCACGCCAAGCGCGTAACCATCATGCCCAAAGACATTCAGCTGGCCCGCCGCATCCGCGGGGAGCGGGCTTAA
- the LOC137762592 gene encoding histone H2A type 2-A — protein MSGRGKQGGKTRAKAKSRSSRAGLQFPVGRVHRLLRKGNYAERVGAGAPVYMAAVLEYLTAEILELAGNAARDNKKTRIIPRHLQLAIRNDEELNKLLGKVTIAQGGVLPNIQAVLLPKKTESHHKAKGK, from the coding sequence ATGTCTGGTCGTGGCAAACAAGGAGGTAAGACCCGCGCCAAGGCTAAGTCGCGGTCGTCCCGCGCAGGTCTGCAGTTTCCGGTGGGGCGAGTGCATCGCCTGCTGCGTAAAGGCAACTAcgcggagcgggtgggggctggcgCGCCCGTGTACATGGCGGCAGTTCTTGAGTATCTGACCGCCGAAATCCTCGAGCTAGCGGGCAACGCGGCCCGAGACAACAAAAAGACGCGCATCATTCCTCGTCACCTGCAGCTGGCTATTCGTAACGACGAAGAGCTGAACAAGCTGTTGGGCAAAGTCACCATCGCCCAGGGCGGCGTTTTGCCGAACATCCAGGCTGTGTTGCTTCCCAAGAAGACGGAGAGCCACCACAAGGCAAAGGGCAAGTGA
- the LOC137762594 gene encoding histone H2B type 2-E-like, translating into MPEPAKSAPASKKGSKKAVTKAQKKDGRKRKRSRKESYSIYVYKVLKQVHPDTGISSKAMGIMNSFVNDIFERIAGEASRLAHYNKRSTITSREIQTAVRLLLPGELAKHAVSEGTKAVTKYTSSK; encoded by the coding sequence ATGCCTGAACCGGCAAAATCCGCCCCGGCGTCCAAAAAGGGCTCGAAGAAAGCTGTCACCAAAGCCCAGAAAAAGGACGGCAGGAAGCGCAAGCGCAGCCGCAAGGAGAGCTATTCCATTTACGTGTACAAAGTGCTGAAGCAAGTGCACCCGGATACCGGCATCTCGTCCAAGGCCATGGGCATCATGAACTCGTTCGTCAACGACATCTTCGAGCGCATCGCGGGCGAAGCGTCGCGCCTGGCGCATTACAACAAGCGCTCGACCATCACGTCCCGGGAGATCCAGACGGCCGTGCGCCTGCTGCTGCCCGGCGAGCTGGCCAAGCACGCCGTGTCCGAGGGCACCAAGGCGGTCACCAAGTACACCAGCTCCAAGTGA